A single Garra rufa chromosome 9, GarRuf1.0, whole genome shotgun sequence DNA region contains:
- the hormad1 gene encoding HORMA domain-containing protein 1 — protein sequence MACEQKQRPVQSCQMLPDVVSTEQQSLVLVKKLLAIAVSSITYLRGLFPEKAYGRKYVGELKVLILREHSCPGAQQIVQWLQGCFDALQKRYLRMVLLSIYCDPDNPQKVTECYQFKIKYTENGPQMDFESKSGQSLTKMACDNTQKSSTLLVRKLYMLMQNLGPLPDNICLNMKLFYYDEVTPQEYQPPGFKDDDIKTLMFEREPVNLTMGEVVTPFHSLQMNVTTEKYRIDGFDGEKEVCVGTKWSLKMYEDGMMSETSVQQEYITKENVIIDAGIEYSETQESSQQAHKSSKEDLNMTNAKMDSLVKNTADLKVEARKTRSGCIFEPQISQLEFPLSQDPQPSGPKRRKVSVPK from the exons ATGGCTTGTGAACAGAAACAGCGCCCTGTTCAG aGCTGTCAGATGCTGCCTGATGTGGTGTCCACCGAACAGCAGTCACTTGTGCTTGTGAAGAAACTTTTAGCCATTGCTGTCTCAAGCATCACTTACCTCAGGGGTCTTTTCCCAGAAAAGGCCTATGGACGCAAATATGTTGGAG AGCTGAAAGTCCTAATACTGAGAGAGCATAGCTGTCCCGGCGCTCAGCAGATTGTGCAATG GTTGCAGGGATGTTTTGATGCACTTCAAAAAAGATAC CTGCGCATGGTTCTTCTATCA ATTTACTGTGATCCAGATAACCCACAG AAAGTGACTGAATGCTACCAGTTTAAAATCAAGTACACAGAGAACGGACCTCAGATGGACTTTGAAAG CAAAAGCGGCCAAAGTCTCACAAAAATGGCCTGTGACAACACCCAGAAATCCAGTACGCTGCTGGTCCGCAAGCTTTACATGCTGATGCAAAATCTTGGCCCGCTGCCTGACAACATCTGTCTCAACATGAAACTCTTCTACTATGATGAGG TGACCCCTCAGGAGTATCAGCCACCCGGCTTCAAGGACGATGACATCAAGACGCTGATGTTTGAGAGGGAACCTGTAAATCTGACCATGGGAGAGGTGGTCACACCTTTTCATAGCCTCCAAATGAATGTCACCACTGA AAAATACAGAATCGATGGT TTTGATGGGGAGAAGGAAGTATGTGTGGGTACAAAATGGTCTTTGAAAATGTATGAGGATGGAATGATGTCTGAGACCTCAGTTCAGCAG GAGTACATCACAAAGGAGAATGTCATCATTGATGCTGGTATTGAATACTCAG AAACTCAGGAAAGCTCACAACAGGCACACAAAAGCAGCAAGGAGGATCTTAACATGACAAATGCAAAG ATGGACAGTCTGGTAAAGAATACTGCTGATCTTAAGGTGGAAGCAAGGAAGACCAGGAGTGGATGTATCTTTGAGCCTCAG ATCTCCCAGTTGGAGTTCCCGCTAAGCCAAGATCCTCAGCCATCAGGGCCGAAGAGGCGCAAAGTCAGTGTTCCTAAATAA
- the ensab gene encoding endosulfine alpha b, with protein MSSDNQDTETQSEQMDETQESQDTNSNPVRTEEAKLKAKYPSLGQKPGGSDFLMKRLQKGQKYFDSGDYNMAKAKMKNKQLPAAAGPDKNIVTGDHIPTPQDLPQRKSSLVTSKLAG; from the exons ATGTCATCAGACAACCAGGACACGGAGACGCAATCGGAGCAGATGGACGAGACTCAG GAATCCCAGGACACAAACTCAAACCCAGTCCGGACAGAGGAGGCCAAATTGAAAGCGAAGTATCCCAGCTTAGGTCAAAAGCCTGGTGGCTCTGACTTCCTGATGAAGAGACTGCAGAAAGGA CAAAAGTATTTTGACTCAGGAGATTACAACATGGCCAAGGCAAAGATGAAGAACAAACAGTTGCCTGCCGCAGCCGGTCCAGACAAGAACATCGTCACCGGGGATCACATTCCAACCCCACAAGACCTTCCTCAGAGAAAGTCCTCACTGGTTACAAGTAAACTAGCTGGCTAA
- the mcl1b gene encoding induced myeloid leukemia cell differentiation protein Mcl-1b, whose protein sequence is MFPGSKVSNDNGLWKSCIGIAALNSSSGGCARKPLVMPELKPQNQCTGNGLQGSVPSSPETDCEEIDDFTSTYAALGMDTREVIEIFLKDFTGLPHSKTGKKQVLSTMKRVVDNLAVKHELAYKGLIARLNLDQKGEDVSFVKNVATELFSDGITNWGRIASLLTFGAMVCKHQNDRGLSKCVSLVAEEISSYLLTDQWDWLLKNKAWDGFVEFFHVPDTEAAVRNTLLTIGSMATFGAALAYWIR, encoded by the exons atgtttcCTGGAAGTAAAGTTTCAAACGACAACGGCCTTTGGAAATCTTGCATTGGAATAGCAGCTCTCAACAGCAGCTCTGGCGGGTGTGCTCGCAAGCCCCTGGTAATGCCAGAACTGAAACCCCAGAACCAGTGCACAGGGAACGGTCTCCAGGGCTCCGTACCATCCTCGCCTGAGACGGATTGCGAGGAAATAGATGATTTCACATCCACCTACGCCGCTCTAGGAATGGACACTCGAGAGGTTATAGAAATTTTCTTAAAAGACTTTACAGGTCTCCCTCATTCTAAAACCGGAAAAAAACAAGTTCTGTCAACAATGAAGCGGGTTGTGGACAATCTCGCGGTGAAGCACGAACTCGCTTACAAAG GTTTGATTGCACGACTGAATCTGGATCAGAAGGGAGAGGATGTGAGTTTTGTTAAGAATGTGGCAACAGAACTCTTCAGCGATGGCATCACAAACTGGGGTCGCATTGCCAGCCTGCTGACTTTTGGGGCAATGGTATGCAAGCATCAAAATGACAGAGGACTTAGCAAGTGTGTGAGTCTGGTGGCAGAAGAGATCTCTTCCTATCTTCTCACAGACCAATGGGACTGGCTGCTCAAAAACAAAGCATGG GATGGCTTTGTGGAATTTTTTCATGTCCCGGATACAGAGGCAGCTGTGAGAAACACATTGTTAACCATTGGTAGTATGGCTACTTTCGGAGCTGCACTTGCTTATTGGATACGATGA